Proteins encoded in a region of the Colius striatus isolate bColStr4 chromosome 18, bColStr4.1.hap1, whole genome shotgun sequence genome:
- the UNC13D gene encoding protein unc-13 homolog D isoform X4: MSVARSQESAHSDHKKRMKAVVKDLIPEDQIHRTQVISQTLSPVWDETFILEFEDVETASFHLDMWDSDVVESVRHKLGELTDLHGLKRIFKDARKDKGQDDFLGNVVLRLKDLHCWNDQWYQLEPRTETYPNRGQCHLQFLLTHKKRATRSSRTQPSYTVHRHLLQQLVSYEILQHQAGSISWDGELSRHASTVLYLHATQKDLSDFHQVMAQWLAYSKLYQSLEFNSNCLLHQITSIEYQWVQERLRPEQKAELAESFQSLLTYGVSLIRRYRIIFPLSVPRSRERLQSLLRVLVQMCKMKAFRELCTLSPHLPEMVAIALKSGTTEWFHMEKQHLKPMLKSMEENGKALSRLLLEVIGDLQQCQKIWNKFFISTLKLNLFSIAYLELESLVAEHVQEQLHELDSSMSKPTAESLFQLYMNLQELYRMKDFLPQRDGPLALSNFHQWFKEAVPQWLQKTYTIALERAQRAIQMDQLIPFGEHNKHSTSTVDLSTCYAQIVKTWQQLNWPDPEEAFMIMVKLVEDMCRIALMYCRLIKERAEALSLREQNEGEAANRLCIVVNNIKQLRLLVLKLPSQLEWEQLERRTGAAIDPQQIQHTLHNQLHSTVSCLDHEVQDVVQALATKLEKGIARHIQELSSSNNTREPEDSIIPLMKFLESELQYLNEHLVQENFKSLLALLWHHTLAVLSAATGQQVPSAQHYRKLHCALKSLELCFHAEGCGLPLETLHTAAFLSLDTQLALCSSTSRKLIQKYFSNRIQQQLDTSSEKYGAVTIKALYRPSEQKLRVEVLNAANLIPLDSNGSSDPFVQLTLEPRHEFPEVVARTTQCKRNELHPLFDEAFDFLIPAEKCRQEGACLLLTVFDYDTLGANDLEGEAFFPLCQLPGLDADEDQADMGRVPQTRLPLTHPKPSGDEILRLLESRKGDKEAQAFVKLRKQRAKQSKETE, from the exons ATGTCAGTG GCCAGGAGCCAGGAATCAGCCCACTCTGACCACAAGAAGAGGATGAAGGCTGTGGTCAAAGACCTCATCCCTGAAGACCAGATCCATCGCACACAAGTCATAAGCCAGACCCTCAGCCCAGTGTGGGATGAGACATTTATCCT GGAGTTTGAAGATGTGGAGACAGCCAGCTTCCACCTGGACATGTG GGACTCGGACGTGGTGGAGTCGGTGCGGCACAAGCTGGGGGAGCTGACGGACCTCCACGGCCTCAAACG GATCTTTAAAGATGCCCGCAAAGACAAAGGGCAGGATGATTTCCTGGGGAACGTGGTCCTTCGCCTGAAG gaTCTGCACTGCTGGAATGACCAGTGGTACCAGCTGGAGCCACGGACAGAGACGTACCCCAACCGGGGACAGTGTCACCTGCAGTTCCTGCTGACTCACAAGAAG AGGGCCACCAGGAGCAGCCGGACACAGCCGAGCTACACTGTCCATCGtcacctcctgcagcagctggtgtCCTACGAGATCCTCCAGCACCAG GCTGGCAGCATCTCCTGGGAtggggagctgagcagacaCGCCAGCACTGTGCTCTACCTGCACGCCACGCAGAAGGACCTGTCCGACTTCCACCAGGTCATGGC gCAGTGGCTGGCATACAGCAAGCTCTACCAGAGCCTGGAGTTCAACAGCAACTGCCTCCTCCACCAGATCACCAGCATCGAGTACCAGTGGGTGCAGGAGCGCCTGAGGCCGGAGCAG aaagCAGAGCTGGCTGAGTCCTTCCAGTCCCTGCTGACTTATGGGGTCTCTCTCATCCGGAGGTACCGCATCATTTTCCCCCTCTCTGTCCCGAGGTCCCGGGAGAGGCTCCAGTCTCTGCTCCG GGTCCTGGTTCAGATGTGCAAAATGAAAGCTTTCCGTGAGCTGTGCACCCTCAGCCCCCACCTTCCTGAGATGGTGGCCATAGCACTGAAG TCAGGCACGACAGAGTGGTTTCACATGGAGAAGCAGCACCTCAAGCCCATGCTGAAG AGCATGGAGGAGAATGGCAAAGCCTTGTCCAGACTCCTCCTGGAGGTGATAGGAGATCTCCAGCAGTGCCAGAAAATCTGGAACAAATTCTTCATCAG CACCTTGAAGTTGAATCTCTTCTCCATTGCCTACCTGGAGCTGGAAAGCCTG GTTGCAGAGCACGTCCAGGAGCAGCTGCATGAGCTCGACAGCAGCATGTCCAAGCCCACGGCCGAGAGCCTTTTCCAGCTCTACATGAACCTGCAGGAGCTCTATCGGATGAAGGACTTCCTCCCACAGAG GGATGGACCCCTGGCTCTGAGCAATTTCCACCAGTGGTTCAAGGAAGCTGTGCCACAGTGGCTGCAGAAGACCTACACCATTGCACTGGAGAGGGCACAGAGAGCCATCCAGATGGACCAG CTGATACCCTTTGGGGAGCACAACAAGCACAGCACATCCACCGTTGACCTGTCCACCTGCTATGCCCAGATTGTGAagacctggcagcagctcaaCTGGCCAGACCCCGAGGAAGCCTTCATGATCATGGTGAAGCTCGTGGAG GACATGTGCAGAATTGCCCTGATGTACTGTCGGCTCATCAAGGAGAGGGCTGAGGCTCTGTCGCTGCGTGAGCAGAACGAGGGCGAGGCAGCCAACAGG ctctgcatCGTGGTGAACAACATCAAGCAGCTGCGGCTGCTGGTGCTGAAGCTGCCGTCACAGCTGGAGTGGGAGCAGCTGGAGCGGCGCACAGGGGCCGCCATCGACCCGCAGCAGATCCAGCACACGCTGCACAACCAGCTCCACAGCACCGTCTCCTGCCTGGACCACGAGGTCCAGGACGTGGTGCAAGCCCTGGCCACCAAG CTAGAAAAGGGCATTGCCAGGCACATCCAGGAGCTCTCATCTTCCAACAACACCCGGGAGCCTGAGGAC TCCATCATCCCGCTCATGAAGTTCCTGGAGTCGGAGCTGCAGTATCTCAACGAGCACTTGGTCCAGGAGAACTTCAAAAG cctcctcgCTCTCCTCTGGCATCACACCTTGGCCGTGCTGTCGGCAGCCACGGGCCAGCAGGTCCCCTCGGCCCAGCACTACAGGAAGCTGCACTGTGCCCTGAAG AGCCTGGAGCTGTGCTTCCACGCCGAGGGCTGTGGGCTGCCGCTGGAGACCCTCCACACCGCAGCCTTCCTG TCGCTGGACACCCAGCTGGCCCTCTGCTCCTCCACCAGCCGCAAACTCATCCAGAAATACTTCAGCAACAGGATCCAGCAGCAG CTGGACACCAGCTCGGAGAAGTACGGGGCCGTGACCATCAAAGCTCTGTACCGGCCGTCGGAGCAGAAGCTGCGCGTGGAAGTGCTCAACGCTGCCAACCTCATCCCCCTGGACTCCAACG GCTCGAGTGACCCGTTTGTCCAGCTCACCCTGGAGCCCCGTCATGAGTTCCCTGAGGTGGTGGCCAGGACCACCCAGTGCAAGAGGAATGAGCTGCACCCCCTCTTTGATGAAGCCTTCGACTT CTTGATCCCTGCTGAGAAGTGCCGGCAGGAGGGGGCCTGTCTGCTGCTGACTGTCTTTGACTACGACACGCTGGGGGCCAACGACCTGGAGGGTGAAGCCTTCTTCCCCCTCTGCCAGCTGCCCGGGCTGGATGCTGATGAGGACCAGGCTGACATGGGACGGGTGCCCCAGACCCGCCTCCCCCTCacccaccccaaacccagcG GAGATGAAATCCTCCGGCTGCTGGAGTCCAGGAAGGGGGACAAAGAGGCTCAGGCCTTCGTTAAGCTCCGCAAGCAACGAGCCAAGCAGTCCAAGGAGACAGAGTGA
- the UNC13D gene encoding protein unc-13 homolog D isoform X5, whose protein sequence is MDAAGKTPVGTLPVGESSEMDLSHRFSKRELLLLYEEVLYTILHRLGKPQHHHVADSQELYAYVQKAFSMDEEEHSIIMQQVKELESPIFCLKATVKEAKGILGKDVSGLSDPYCLLGIEARSQESAHSDHKKRMKAVVKDLIPEDQIHRTQVISQTLSPVWDETFILEFEDVETASFHLDMWDSDVVESVRHKLGELTDLHGLKRIFKDARKDKGQDDFLGNVVLRLKDLHCWNDQWYQLEPRTETYPNRGQCHLQFLLTHKKRATRSSRTQPSYTVHRHLLQQLVSYEILQHQAGSISWDGELSRHASTVLYLHATQKDLSDFHQVMAQWLAYSKLYQSLEFNSNCLLHQITSIEYQWVQERLRPEQKAELAESFQSLLTYGVSLIRRYRIIFPLSVPRSRERLQSLLRVLVQMCKMKAFRELCTLSPHLPEMVAIALKSGTTEWFHMEKQHLKPMLKSMEENGKALSRLLLEVIGDLQQCQKIWNKFFISTLKLNLFSIAYLELESLVAEHVQEQLHELDSSMSKPTAESLFQLYMNLQELYRMKDFLPQRDGPLALSNFHQWFKEAVPQWLQKTYTIALERAQRAIQMDQLIPFGEHNKHSTSTVDLSTCYAQIVKTWQQLNWPDPEEAFMIMVKLVEDMCRIALMYCRLIKERAEALSLREQNEGEAANRLCIVVNNIKQLRLLVLKLPSQLEWEQLERRTGAAIDPQQIQHTLHNQLHSTVSCLDHEVQDVVQALATKLEKGIARHIQELSSSNNTREPEDSIIPLMKFLESELQYLNEHLVQENFKSLLALLWHHTLAVLSAATGQQVPSAQHYRKLHCALKSLELCFHAEGCGLPLETLHTAAFLSLDTQLALCSSTSRKLIQKYFSNRIQQQPPLDPRHPFP, encoded by the exons ATGGATCTGTCCCACCGCTTCTCCAAGAGAGAG ctgctcctgctctaTGAGGAGGTTCTTTACACCATCCTGCACCGCCTGGGAAAGCCCCAGCACCACCACGTTGCAGACTCTCAGGAGCTCTATGCCTATGTGCAAAAG GCTTTCAGCATGGATGAGGAGGAGCACAGCATCATCatgcagcaggtcaaggaactGGAG AGCCCGATTTTCTGCTTGAAAGCAACTGTGAAGGAAGCCAAGGGGATTCTGGGTAAAGATGTCAGTG GGCTCAGTGACCCATACTGCCTGCTGGGCATTGAGGCCAGGAGCCAGGAATCAGCCCACTCTGACCACAAGAAGAGGATGAAGGCTGTGGTCAAAGACCTCATCCCTGAAGACCAGATCCATCGCACACAAGTCATAAGCCAGACCCTCAGCCCAGTGTGGGATGAGACATTTATCCT GGAGTTTGAAGATGTGGAGACAGCCAGCTTCCACCTGGACATGTG GGACTCGGACGTGGTGGAGTCGGTGCGGCACAAGCTGGGGGAGCTGACGGACCTCCACGGCCTCAAACG GATCTTTAAAGATGCCCGCAAAGACAAAGGGCAGGATGATTTCCTGGGGAACGTGGTCCTTCGCCTGAAG gaTCTGCACTGCTGGAATGACCAGTGGTACCAGCTGGAGCCACGGACAGAGACGTACCCCAACCGGGGACAGTGTCACCTGCAGTTCCTGCTGACTCACAAGAAG AGGGCCACCAGGAGCAGCCGGACACAGCCGAGCTACACTGTCCATCGtcacctcctgcagcagctggtgtCCTACGAGATCCTCCAGCACCAG GCTGGCAGCATCTCCTGGGAtggggagctgagcagacaCGCCAGCACTGTGCTCTACCTGCACGCCACGCAGAAGGACCTGTCCGACTTCCACCAGGTCATGGC gCAGTGGCTGGCATACAGCAAGCTCTACCAGAGCCTGGAGTTCAACAGCAACTGCCTCCTCCACCAGATCACCAGCATCGAGTACCAGTGGGTGCAGGAGCGCCTGAGGCCGGAGCAG aaagCAGAGCTGGCTGAGTCCTTCCAGTCCCTGCTGACTTATGGGGTCTCTCTCATCCGGAGGTACCGCATCATTTTCCCCCTCTCTGTCCCGAGGTCCCGGGAGAGGCTCCAGTCTCTGCTCCG GGTCCTGGTTCAGATGTGCAAAATGAAAGCTTTCCGTGAGCTGTGCACCCTCAGCCCCCACCTTCCTGAGATGGTGGCCATAGCACTGAAG TCAGGCACGACAGAGTGGTTTCACATGGAGAAGCAGCACCTCAAGCCCATGCTGAAG AGCATGGAGGAGAATGGCAAAGCCTTGTCCAGACTCCTCCTGGAGGTGATAGGAGATCTCCAGCAGTGCCAGAAAATCTGGAACAAATTCTTCATCAG CACCTTGAAGTTGAATCTCTTCTCCATTGCCTACCTGGAGCTGGAAAGCCTG GTTGCAGAGCACGTCCAGGAGCAGCTGCATGAGCTCGACAGCAGCATGTCCAAGCCCACGGCCGAGAGCCTTTTCCAGCTCTACATGAACCTGCAGGAGCTCTATCGGATGAAGGACTTCCTCCCACAGAG GGATGGACCCCTGGCTCTGAGCAATTTCCACCAGTGGTTCAAGGAAGCTGTGCCACAGTGGCTGCAGAAGACCTACACCATTGCACTGGAGAGGGCACAGAGAGCCATCCAGATGGACCAG CTGATACCCTTTGGGGAGCACAACAAGCACAGCACATCCACCGTTGACCTGTCCACCTGCTATGCCCAGATTGTGAagacctggcagcagctcaaCTGGCCAGACCCCGAGGAAGCCTTCATGATCATGGTGAAGCTCGTGGAG GACATGTGCAGAATTGCCCTGATGTACTGTCGGCTCATCAAGGAGAGGGCTGAGGCTCTGTCGCTGCGTGAGCAGAACGAGGGCGAGGCAGCCAACAGG ctctgcatCGTGGTGAACAACATCAAGCAGCTGCGGCTGCTGGTGCTGAAGCTGCCGTCACAGCTGGAGTGGGAGCAGCTGGAGCGGCGCACAGGGGCCGCCATCGACCCGCAGCAGATCCAGCACACGCTGCACAACCAGCTCCACAGCACCGTCTCCTGCCTGGACCACGAGGTCCAGGACGTGGTGCAAGCCCTGGCCACCAAG CTAGAAAAGGGCATTGCCAGGCACATCCAGGAGCTCTCATCTTCCAACAACACCCGGGAGCCTGAGGAC TCCATCATCCCGCTCATGAAGTTCCTGGAGTCGGAGCTGCAGTATCTCAACGAGCACTTGGTCCAGGAGAACTTCAAAAG cctcctcgCTCTCCTCTGGCATCACACCTTGGCCGTGCTGTCGGCAGCCACGGGCCAGCAGGTCCCCTCGGCCCAGCACTACAGGAAGCTGCACTGTGCCCTGAAG AGCCTGGAGCTGTGCTTCCACGCCGAGGGCTGTGGGCTGCCGCTGGAGACCCTCCACACCGCAGCCTTCCTG TCGCTGGACACCCAGCTGGCCCTCTGCTCCTCCACCAGCCGCAAACTCATCCAGAAATACTTCAGCAACAGGATCCAGCAGCAG CCTCCACTGGACCCCAGGCACCCTTTCCCATGA